One window of Trichoderma breve strain T069 chromosome 3, whole genome shotgun sequence genomic DNA carries:
- a CDS encoding acyltransferase domain-containing protein, translating into MSSNPTPASRPGVPWRLASVAVMSSVGAASRAFLYGLNRVEVTGLDNLLGVLDRRKNGQRDRGLLTVCNHVSVLDDPLIWGILPLRYAVDVENLRWGLGAHDICFKNRFFSAFFSYGQVLPTHRLWHSPQGGLYQPTIAQAIKLLSTNHYAWVHIFPEACCHQNPESTLRYFKWGVSRLILESDPAPEFVPMFIHGTQNIMSEDRGFPRFLPRIGQRVRVMIGKPTDVDSLFGHYRTSWKKMVEKAGDPDQLRHDPEAVQLRVELAKAVRDEIQKLRLSMGFAPEEDETAALAETWSKEPNKRKFKSPVDGSLVNRH; encoded by the exons ATGTCGTCGAATCCAACGCCCGCGTCACGGCCCGGTGTGCCCTGGCGGCTCGCCTCGGTGGCCGTCATGAGCAGCGTCGGGGCCGCATCACGAGCTTTCCTCTACGGCCTCAACCGGGTCGAGGTCACGGGGCTGGACAACCTGCTGGGCGTGCTGGACCGCCGCAAAAACGGGCAGCGAGACCGCGGCCTGCTGACTGTGTGCAACCACGTCTCCGT ACTCGATGATCCCTTGATCTGGGGCATCCTCCCGCTGCGATacgccgtcgacgtcgagAACCTCCGCTGGGGCCTTGGAGCCCACGACATCTGCTTCAAGAACCGCTTCTTTtcggccttcttcagctACGGCCAGGTGCTGCCCACCCACCGGCTGTGGCACTCGCCGCAAGGGGGCTTATACCAGCCCACCATTGCCCAGGCAATCAAGCTTCTCTCAA CCAACCACTATGCCTGGGTCCACATCTTCCCCGAGGCCTGCTGCCACCAGAACCCCGAAAGTACCCTGCGCTACTTCAAATGGGGTGTATCCCGCCTGATTCTCGAAAGCGACCCGGCACCAGAGTTTGTCCCCATGTTCATTCATGGCACGCAGAATATCATGTCCGAGGATAGAGGGTTCCCTCGTTTCCTGCCGCGCATAGGCCAGCGAGTACGAGTCATGATTGGGAAACCAACTGACGTCGACAGCCTCTTTGGCCACTATCGCACttcttggaagaagatggttgAGAAAGCCGGTGACCCCGACCAGCTGAGACACGACCCAGAGGCAGTGCAGCTCAGAGTCGAACTTGCAAAGGCGGTTCGCGACGAGATTCAAAAGCTCAGGTTGAGTATGGGATTCGCTCccgaggaagatgaaacaGCCGCCCTTGCCGAGACGTGGTCCAAGGAGCCAAATAAACGTAAATTCAAGAGCCCCGTAGATGGCAGCCTTGTCAATAGACACTGA